One region of Gigantopelta aegis isolate Gae_Host chromosome 7, Gae_host_genome, whole genome shotgun sequence genomic DNA includes:
- the LOC121377015 gene encoding orexin receptor type 2-like — MSECIHSLFEDQANHSLDEVRERLVELEDREAMLKLPAILFVGIVLLAGLFGNLLVCVVYYLKFPASTSKYFILSLAVFDLLNCTIAIPAEMVDLRYDYHFNSPTICRIMRFTITFNTSASAGTLLAIAVDRYRKICRPFGKQMSLMQIKFCIVCAVMASLTVSWPATLLYGRNTRMYEGVEVFDCSFDDSVKDTSYPRVYIVVMTILCIASIGILIVLYVLIVMKVWRQKQKRKKITSSNWNKSSPSPSIASSARRLNCTNNDGANDLSGLQLDADVTNDVKRKQTSGQSQSIKTTLMLLVVTAVFVVSFIPYFTLMIVKSAVGYFEDDLHCNHSAMVAYKLFLRSFFINSAANPLVYSFWNDKFRVECKLFLTNIFCHPSTCSGNLKKDAFGLDTPTRLKNIEIVIDE, encoded by the coding sequence ATGAGTGAGTGCATCCACTCCCTGTTCGAGGACCAGGCCAACCACTCCCTGGACGAGGTCCGCGAACGCCTGGTCGAGCTCGAGGACCGGGAGGCGATGCTCAAGCTGCCCGCCATCTTGTTTGTCGGGATCGTCCTCCTGGCGGGACTGTTCGGCAACCTGCTCGTCTGCGTCGTGTACTACCTCAAGTTCCCGGCCAGTACGTCGAAATACTTCATCCTCAGTCTTGCCGTCTTCGACCTCCTCAACTGCACCATCGCCATCCCCGCCGAGATGGTCGACCTGCGATACGACTACCACTTCAACTCCCCGACCATCTGTCGCATAATGCGGTTCACCATCACCTTCAACACGTCGGCGTCTGCGGGGACGCTGCTGGCGATCGCCGTCGACCGCTACCGGAAAATCTGCCGACCTTTCGGGAAGCAGATGTCGTTGATGCAGATAAAATTCTGCATAGTCTGTGCCGTGATGGCTTCGTTGACTGTGTCGTGGCCCGCGACGCTGTTGTACGGGAGGAATACCCGGATGTACGAAGGCGTCGAGGTATTCGACTGTTCCTTCGACGATAGCGTGAAGGACACGTCTTACCCGCGTGTTTACATCGTCGTCATGACGATACTGTGCATAGCCTCCATTGGAATTCTTATCGTATTGTACGTACTGATCGTCATGAAAGTATGGCGGCAGAAACAAAAGCGGAAGAAGATCACGTCGTCCAACTGGAACAAATCGTCGCCTTCTCCGTCAATTGCGTCATCGGCAAGGCGTCTGAACTGCACCAACAACGACGGCGCCAACGACCTCTCGGGGCTTCAGCTTGACGCAGACGTGACCAATGACGTCAAGAGGAAACAGACTTCCGGCCAGAGCCAGTCGATCAAAACGACTCTAATGTTGCTTGTTGTGACTGCTGTTTTCGTGGTGAGCTTCATTCCGTATTTCACGCTGATGATCGTCAAGAGTGCTGTCGGTTATTTCGAAGACGATCTCCACTGTAACCACTCGGCGATGGTGGCCTATAAACTGTTTCTAAGATCATTCTTCATCAACAGTGCCGCCAATCCGTTAGTTTACAGTTTCTGGAACGACAAATTTCGAGTCGAGTGTAAActgtttcttacaaatattttctGTCATCCTTCTACATGTTCTGGCAATCTTAAGAAGGACGCATTTGGCTTGGACACTCCCACCAGacttaaaaatatagaaatagtCATTGATGAATAA